GCCCCGAACCGGGGAGTCGAGGCTCCGGCTGATGCTCGTGTGGGCTTCCGGGTTGGGAGTCGTTGCCGAACTGGGGAGTGGGGAGCGCCGTCTGGTGGTTGTTTGGGCTCCCGAGTTGGGAGTCTGTGCCGAACTCGGGAGTGGAAAGCGCGGCCTGGCGGTTGTTTGGGCTCCCGGGTTGGGAGTCGTTGCCGAACCGGGGAGTGGGGAGCGCTGCCTGGCGGTTGCTTGGGCTCCCGGGTTGGGGCTGACGTGGTGGGTGGTTGGTGGTGATCGCCGCCGCTAGCGGGGCGCCGCTGTGGCTGGATGTCACCGTTGGAGCGTTGCTGGTCGTGGCGATGCTCGGCGTGGTCGTGCCGCTACTGCCGGGCACGGCCTTGGCCTGGGCGGCGATCGTGGTGTGGGCAGTCGTCGAGCGCTCGACCACCGGCTGGCTCGTGCTCCTCGTCGCCAGCGGTGCGGCCGCAGTGGGTTTCGTGGTCAAGTACCTGGTGCCGTCGCGTCGGCTGAACGACCGCGGCGTGCCCAACTCGACGACCCTGGTCGGCGGCGTGCTCGGCGTCGTCGGGTTCTTCGTCGTGCCGGTGGTGGGTGCCCCGCTCGGCTTCGTGTTGGGCGTGTACCTGGCCGAGTGGGCCCGGTTGCGGGCACACTCGCTCGCCTGGCGATCGACCCGGACAGCGCTGGGAGCGGTCGGCCTGGCGATGCTGATCGAGCTGACGGCGGTGGCGTTAATGGCCGGTGTGTGGATGCTGGGCGCGCTGGCCGGCTGAGCCCCGACCGCTGGATTGCCGGTTTGGATCGGCGCCGTTCGCTGTCATCATGGTCGGAGGGCGAGGGGCGGCGGGCGCCGCAGATCGCCCGGGGACAGCGGGGGTGTCATGGCTGAGCATCGCAGCGAGCGGCGGGCCCGTCGCAGCGTCGCGCTGATCGCGTGGGTGCTGGCGGTGACGTTGGGGCTGGTGGCGGGGCTGGTCGTCGCTCGGCGTCTGACGCCCGAACGCTCCCAAGCCGGTCCGGTCGCCGTCGTGCCGGTGCCCGGCGTCGGTGCCGACGACGGCGGCGAGACCGCACGGGTGCTGTTGCCGGCCGGGACACCGAGCCACGCTGCGAAGGGCGAGCCGCACGTTCGACCGTGGTCTGAGATGCGGCTGCGGATCCCGGCGATCGGCCTCGACAGCGGCGTGGCCGAGGGGGTTGAGCTGGCATCTCTGGCATCGGCGGTCGGTCACTGGCCGGGGACGGCCTTGCCCGGCCGGCCAGGCAACATGGTGCTCGCCGGGCACCGGACCACCCACGGCGCACCGTTCCGCCGCCTCGATGAGCTGAACGTGGGCGACGAGGCGACGATTGGGCCGGCCGGTTCGGCGGTGACCTATCGGGTGACCGACACCGAGATCGTCAACCCCAACCAGCTCGACGTCGCCCGCCCGACCGTCGATGCCACCGCAACGCTGTTCGCCTGTCATCCGCCGGGTTCGGCCCGCCAGCGCATCGTCGTTCGCCTCGAGTCGGACCGGTGAGTCGCCAGGAGTGCTCGGTGGTCCGTCGCGTCGTCGCCCGGGTCGTTCAGCCGCTCATGACGGCCGCAGCGGCCCGACGGCCTTGGCGGATGCACCCCGGGATACCAATGCCCCGGTAGGACGCGCCGGTGACGAGGACGTTGGGTAGTTCCTCGGCGAGCGCTGCGTCGACGGTCGCGCAGCGGTCGAGGTGACCGACGTCGTACTGGGGAAACGCGTCGTGCCAGCGGACCAGCGAGTGGTGCTCCACCGGCCCGTCCAGCCCGGTGAGCGTGCGGGCCTCGTCCAGCACACGGGTGACCAGCTCGTCCTCGGGCAGCCGAGGGGAGTCGGGGTCGTCGTCGTGGCCCACCGAGATCCGCAGTCGCACCAGACCGTCCTCGGCCAGGTGCGCCCATTTGGTCGAGGCGTAGCTCACAGCAACGGTGGCGAACCCCGACCGATGCGGCACGAGCAACCCCGCCCGCCCTGCGGGTGCCCGCACCCGGTCGGGGCGGACGGCGAGGCGCACCATCGCCACCGAGGCGCTGCGAAACCCGCCGAGGACTGCGGCGGTCTCGGGCGCCCCGGCCCAATGGCTCGGCTCGGTCGGTTCGGTCCGGGCGAGCAGCGCCGCCGCCGCTGCGGCGGGTACGGCAAGGATCACGGCATCGGCCGCGATCGCTGCCCGGGCGCCGGTCCGCGTCGAGGCGACCACCATTCGCAACTCGCCGCCGGCGCGCTCGACCGACTCCACCCGTACGGCGTCGCGCAGGCGCACTCCCCGAGTGGACAGCGCGGTGCGGAGGGTGGTGACGAGCTCGGTCATCCCGCCGGGAAGGCCGTAGAAGGCGGGCGTCGTCGAGGGCGGTCCGGCGGCTCGTCGGGTGGCGGCCAGCGCTCCGGTGAGCGAGGGACCCGAACGGGCGGCGACGTCGAGCTGGGGCGCCGCGGCGGCCAGGCTGAGCCGATCGATCACCCCGGCGTTGATCCCCCCGAGGAGGGGCTGCACCAGCCGATCGGCGATGCGATCGCCGAGGCGTTCCCTGATCAGCGAACCGATCGACCGGTCCTCGACCACCGGTCGCCCGGTGCGCACCAACTCCGAGCGAACCGCCTGGATGTCGTCGGCCTCGAGCAGACCGGAGCCTCCCAGCGCGTGCGGGTCGGTGGGGACGCCGAGCACCAGCCCGGTCGGCATCGGGTGGGCGGCACCGTCCATCCAGATGGCGGCGCCGCCGGCGACCGGTGCGGTGAGGCGGTCGCTCAGACCGAGCTCGTCGGCGAGGGCCAGGCCCTCGGGCACCCGGGCGAGAAACATGTCCGCCGCCTCGTCCGTGGCCACGCCACCCACCGGCGAGGTGCGCAGCTTCCCCCCGATGTCCGGCCGGGAGCTGGGAGGGACGACCGCCGCCCCGCCGTCGTCGAGCACGGTGACGTCGAGCGTGCCGCCGATGCTGGCCTCCCAGGCGGCGGCCAGCCCGGAGATGCCGCCGCCGACGATCACCAACCGCCGGCGGGCGCCTGTCATCGAGGTCGGCCGATCAGCCATCGGGGTCGGCCCATCAGGTCTCGAGCGCGGAGGACGGCACGCCCCGCTCGGGCGTCTGCTCGTGGATCAGCTCGGCCAGATCGGCCATCACCGCCACGTCGTCGTTCACCACCGAGGTGCGGGCGAAGGCCAGCCCGAGCGAGTCGGCCAGCTGTGATGCCTCGATGTCGAGGTCGTAGGCAACCTCGAGGTGATCGGCCGTGAACCCCTGGGGCACGACCAGGACGCCGTCCACCTCATCGTCGTCGGCGAGGGTGCGGAGCTCGTCGAG
This window of the Candidatus Microthrix subdominans genome carries:
- a CDS encoding DUF456 domain-containing protein; translation: MLGVVVPLLPGTALAWAAIVVWAVVERSTTGWLVLLVASGAAAVGFVVKYLVPSRRLNDRGVPNSTTLVGGVLGVVGFFVVPVVGAPLGFVLGVYLAEWARLRAHSLAWRSTRTALGAVGLAMLIELTAVALMAGVWMLGALAG
- a CDS encoding class E sortase — its product is MAEHRSERRARRSVALIAWVLAVTLGLVAGLVVARRLTPERSQAGPVAVVPVPGVGADDGGETARVLLPAGTPSHAAKGEPHVRPWSEMRLRIPAIGLDSGVAEGVELASLASAVGHWPGTALPGRPGNMVLAGHRTTHGAPFRRLDELNVGDEATIGPAGSAVTYRVTDTEIVNPNQLDVARPTVDATATLFACHPPGSARQRIVVRLESDR
- the hemG gene encoding protoporphyrinogen oxidase → MADRPTSMTGARRRLVIVGGGISGLAAAWEASIGGTLDVTVLDDGGAAVVPPSSRPDIGGKLRTSPVGGVATDEAADMFLARVPEGLALADELGLSDRLTAPVAGGAAIWMDGAAHPMPTGLVLGVPTDPHALGGSGLLEADDIQAVRSELVRTGRPVVEDRSIGSLIRERLGDRIADRLVQPLLGGINAGVIDRLSLAAAAPQLDVAARSGPSLTGALAATRRAAGPPSTTPAFYGLPGGMTELVTTLRTALSTRGVRLRDAVRVESVERAGGELRMVVASTRTGARAAIAADAVILAVPAAAAAALLARTEPTEPSHWAGAPETAAVLGGFRSASVAMVRLAVRPDRVRAPAGRAGLLVPHRSGFATVAVSYASTKWAHLAEDGLVRLRISVGHDDDPDSPRLPEDELVTRVLDEARTLTGLDGPVEHHSLVRWHDAFPQYDVGHLDRCATVDAALAEELPNVLVTGASYRGIGIPGCIRQGRRAAAAVMSG